CAGAACTAGAACTGCACCAGTCCACTATATTAGCCAGATAACTCTGGAGGACCTCTAGATCTTCGACATTGCTGACCGTTGAGAATATCTTTATGTCATCGGCATACATGAGGTAATTCAAAGAAATGTCAGAACTGatgtcataattttaaaaaatggagaACAAGGGACCCAAATGTGATCCCTGGCGAAAACCTGACAAGACTGGGAAAGGCTTTAAGAGCTGCCATCACAATTATCGATCAAGTCTATGCTATGAAGATAACATAGACTTGATCCAGCCAGGAAAGCATAGAAACCTGAACACCATATCCGGCTAATTTGGTGATTAGTAAATGGTAGTGAACCCTGTCAAATGCCTTTGAGAAATCAAGATAAACGAAATCTATTTGGTGGTAATTAAGAAAGGCTAACATGATAAATTCCTGGAAGACAAGCAGGTTTAATGTAGTAGAACGATTATGGAGAAACCCATGCTGATTTTCAGACATGCATGTTCTTAATTGGAAATTGAGATAGTCCAGGACAATACTCTCCAAGATTTTATCTATAGTGGCTTGAATGAGAATTGGGCAATAGTTTCTGATATTAGTCTCATATTCCCCCTATCCTTGGGAAATTAGAGGTATTGATTTTCTTCCTTGGTGTATGCATCTCTATAATGAACCTTAAAGTGTTGTTGAATGTAGTAAAGGCCTCATTTAAAAGAGGATCACTGATTATAGGAAACTCAAGATTTTGCAGTTGGTTTAGTACAGCAACGATATTACAACATCTAAAGTTGagttcatatttaatttcaaatcgGGTGGTATTAGCTTGTGTAGTAACGTAGGCGGATAATGCAGGGTGGTGACAATTCTTGGGGAGCAGGACCTCATGAGCTAGTCACTATACAGTTAGCCAGCAAAATGAGaacaagacacacacacacaaatatatctttatatatatatatatttcttgtgttcgtgtgtatgtgactgaactcctcctaaacgactggaccgattttgatgtaattttgtgtgtgttgaatgggattcgagaatggtttagatttgcAATTTGGTccactgaaaaatgttttattcattaatttttaatttctaagtagtcgttgattttagaatgttttaccttcgatccgccagactgcgctgcaacacgtaatacaaaatgaactgatacttaacagctgttaataattGCAGCTAAAGTTCataaaagaggcagaaacatttgtttacattacaaatttagaaaattatcattgtaaaatgcttgattagtagtgtaatgcagattgcatagaaaaagttattacctaattttaaatttagattgcaccaatgatcaataaactatctaatgcaatgaaaatgcagtgaaagtttgtacataaggtaatcgaatttggttagatcaaaggtaaatgaaaagagccgaaagaagacgctttatgatcgaaattggttttcattgatacattttcttgctcggagcacaaggcaaactccacaattatactggaaatatcttagacagaaaattaattttaacaaacggaatttgattctttataaccaaattagtttatcgacattcatttatataaagtaattgtactgaataagTTATCAACACCTAGAAAAAACCACAGAAGACAGATGCAAGAAATATGgttcataccttcataatgcgcccaagaggctcaggaaggaacgactatcaattatctcaggagtgtttaagaatgtgacagaaaaagaatacgtgaatatagtgtactgtttttcaacaggaaattgcgtgcgaagccacgggtaactgctagtatatatataatagaagtAATTAACACATGTAGAATAGAGATATATAAATACGTGTGATGATCAAAATTACTACCATTCttattatcataattatcatGCAAATGTAAAACTGCAACCGTGGATGTTTCTAGATCTGTGGAACCTACTTTTCTAAAGTATTGGAAGTTAAAGGGTTGTTACGCCCTCAATATACCTTGGCTATTATGGGTAAAATTATGGaaactaaattggcttttaaAGAGTTTAAAAGAGGCGAATGAAggtatattacaagaataaaattattttgtttacaataatacattCACACACTCTATAAGtacataaaactgtttaatttgaattagtattaacttattttcaatttcaaGCCAAATTGCTCTCTATCtattaaatgttcataaattaaaatttgcaattaaaagcattatttgtaaaaaaaaattgaaattaggtTTTTGGGGAAGTTTTATGCTCCAGAATATACCAAGACAAGCAACATTTATTCTTCAAATTACTATCCTATTTCTAGGCTTACACAGCGGTTTCTTGACCAAAAATATTTCAGTCTCACTGTGAAAAgtcatatttatgtaaaattaaaaaattcaataatatatgaGCATGTGAGTGGAAGGGGCTGCCAACTTTTTGAGAATTTGATGCTATCTTTGTTGAAACTAATTTCTTTCTTGATTCTTTCTATGTTTTCTCTTATTATCCTTAATAACTGTTTGAAATTGTAATAgaattcaattgttttttttttaattttgtacctgTGTTCTTCTATGACTGATATTTCCTGAACCTGATGTTTAAAAATCTCTTAAACGTCTTATGATAGGCCTAGTTAATtgtgttagtaatatttttacatggtcTGAACCACGTAATGTACATGAAATGTAGTTATGACGGACCAGAGAAGATTGATTGATTACCTTCCTCAACTTGAGTGTTGAAAGCTCTCCGGTTGTTCGCAAGTGTCATACACTGATGTACAGCCTGAAGAGTGGCCAGGAAGTAGTTGCGGTCTGACACTCCGTCACTATACAGGTGTACCAAACCTGATACTGTAGGCAAGCCATTCTCATCCACCTGGAAAGTTAttcattatgtaataaataagtagtGTGATGAACTAAATAGTATATTTCAAACTAAACAGAGATGAAAACCTGTCCGAAGGTAGAAATGATTTTTTCTAATTGTCAAAATATTGTGTCTATCAACAAGCAGATTGTTCCTGCTGGATGGTGAGTAGTTTCTAAGAGTATTCTATAGAAGAAAATATGtcaagaaacatatttaaaaaccaacaacaattgaatggtttttaaaactatcaacaaatgttcattatttatatactatcaaaaaatacattttatagggTGAATTTTCACTTACTTTCTACTAATGgcttaaatataagtttttatggTGAGAAGaagataaagaataaaaagaatgGGACATGTATGGTCGtaagagtaaaaaaatacaagatgAATGTTTATACTTTTTCTGCTGTCtactacagtagaacccctcatatccggcctcggttttaccgcacctcggtttatccggccacttcccggaagccaatatcgaaatttatttaccacggcttgcagacgcacagttgcacgcactagtctcccacgactcttgcgttattttggtgtatctatttgtttacattttcctgtgttgtcctcagttgagctaataggtttaacctgtaaacagtttgttgattatttccagtgcggttagtacagtacagtacaattgttttgtttcgtcaagtgctgtgtactgtaggttggtttatctggccgaatcgttatccggccaggggctcggtcccgtggtggccggatatgaggggttctactgtaccattattgtaaacataaaagtttacatgcGTAAATGTCCAATCCATCACATGGAAACTACTGAACTAAAATTGATTCTAAATGTATCACTTGTCGGGTGAGCTTGCTAACATGAAAATTTGATTAagtgtttatattgttatttatatcattttttaagtatttggtcttccaaccGTATGTTAACTTTGCTTGTTTAAACTTAGGTGTAGGATAGAgccatatacaaaatattaaatcacaaaaatcaaCAGCTCTTTGGTGTACTGCTCACCTAGGAAATAAAATATCTTGGGTTCAAGTCCCTGCGaagtaagtactttttgtcaataattattctttaatgaGATTGACAATGACAGTTGGCTAGAACTATATAAGTTCTATAGAAGTTCAAACACAGTTATAccaattattgtttgtaaaatctgtattatgtcactttaaacaaatataattataatgtaaggAATAGGGTTAGAAAAGAACTTAAGTCTCATGAatgttaaatacttaatttttaggCATCTTGTAGTGTATATAAcatataatgcaataaaacaatccctataacaatacaaattaggGAAAATCACTATTTGGTTAAGGATATAAGGATATGTAtgcattttttatatgaaatgaatATGTACttgtatcaaattatattaataacattgaatCTAAGATAGATCTGTAGGTGTGGGTGAGTGTGGCTCCAGACCAAGTTAAAGGCACAGATAAACTACAAATGTTTGATTCTGTCCAGTGGTTTGGCACAGATTACGAGTGTAGCCTAGAGCtaattaaaactttgtcttgGCTGCAGGGTGTTTGGGGGAAAAGGACTGAAGCAAACAAGTCTAATCACACCTGTTTATCCTctaattaaactttttgtttgaaTGAGAGCTGAAGGTGTCATTAGTACTGAACAgtttaaatactttgtaaaatacTTGTACTTACCGCTTTTACTTTTCTGTAAACACACTGCAGGAGACACtgcaacataaattaaaataactatacgTATCACATAGTTAGCTTGTGTtacataatatattgttagtGTCTTTCTTACGTTCCATGTATAAGCTAAGAGAATAAAGTTTGTAAAGTTATTCTGAATGTAAATTATCGTCAAATATGTTAGTTGCTATCTAGACATTGAATACCTAAACAATACTGCAATTAACTATAGCTTTTTTTGAGATGACATTATTGTGAAGAAGAATGTTTAAtgcttttaaatttgttaagagAACCTTCAATTCACATCTAAATAGCTGTCCTTTGTCTAAGATACTGGACAGGTCACAGATGGTGGGTAGTGAACGTTCCATCAAATGCAGTTGacaactgtaaatataaaacaagaccAAGGCCAATACCAAAGTTCTCTTTGTGTCTGTCTTGTGTCAAACAGCAAAATGGACGGCGTCAGTTGACCAGGGCTGCCACTGAACTAACTAACTTATTTTGTGGAACTAACCCCTTCAGTCTTAAAATCCTGGTTTTTTGAATCCAGAGCCAATAAGCACAAGGACACATTttgataattacaaaattacccCCAGAGGTAATCAATACTTATCAGTGTTGCTGGTGTTACTAGTCTTTTGAGGCCTGAGTTGGCTCTGACCTTCAGAGAAAGTCAAAGTCTTTGGCAACTTAAAACAAAGCAAGAACACTCTTTGGCACAATTAATTTACAAGAAGATAAACTTTTTGGGTTAAGAAATGAATTACAAAAGCTGAATTCAAATTTTGGCTTACAAAGAGACCAGATCATAGAAACTGTGGTAAATAAAAGTTCTCTCTTACAAAAGGAATCCAACATGATAGAATTATGATATCTATATTTTCTACTGATGAAAGTGTAGAGATCTAAAAAAACAGCAGGAATTGAAGGGTCTCTCAGCACACTTACTCTACCCAGCTCACTCCTTGGTATATCCAAGGTGAGGATCACTAATGTTTCAGGAAAGAATCCATATTGCTGAAAATTAGGCAATATTAGACCTAACTTCAtcctagtttttaaaatacagtaatactgTTTACGTATTGAGAGAACAGCTTGGAACCTATGAGAACACCAAGTCCCTGTGCAATACATACACTTTCTCTTCATAATCTGAATGCATCCAAATCTATACTGTATGAAGGATCAAGTTTATGAGTAAAATAACTGACTCTATCCTCAGGTTCATAATAGGAGCCGTAGTTAAActtcaaatgtaaaaaacaaaaatgaacttGAGTTATGTTGGCCTGCGACTTTAAAGTCAATTACATGTTCTATCATACcctttctaatttttgtatttcttttggaGTGCCTATGGCCGAGCGGTCTTAGATGTTAgactttggatttgagttagaaTCAgatttaaatcctgtctgtgaccatagcACCTTTCATCAGTACCATAACACTATATACTGTATCAAATCTCcccattattctgtttgataagatcctcgcacaagccaaTGGTTTATTAGGAtggcaaaaaaaaatattcattgtttaatactttataaaagtgAAGCTGTACAATTATCATTTGGCATTTTTTACCCCAGCAATACGTCGCTCCTCGCTAGTGAAAGTTTCTCGTTTACTGCGGGTGTTGCTGGCCAGTTCCAGCTCTCTGCTTGCATCGCCCAAGACCTGCAGGGCCTCTgtgatacaaaacaaaatatcagaTTACATCAGATAACCCAGAAATCCGCAACTTCTTGCCAGTGAGTCTCTAGTTTTCTGTGGGTGTTGCTGGTCACTACCAGCTTTCTGCTTGCATCGCCCAAGACCTGCAGGGCCTCtgtcatacaaaataaaatatcagatatTAAGCTATCAGTCTTCTCGCCTGTGATACTGTCCTGCTTGCTGCAGGTCCTGCTGTTTGATCCAGCTTTCTTCAAGCATAATCAAAACCCTGCAGTGCTCATCTAGGTACATTGATCATCTTCAAGTAATGTTTGTTTATGATactttggtgtgtgtgtgtgtgtgtgtgcatctATTTTGAGAATAGTATAGGATACAAatgatgaaacaaaaattatagttttgatttttacaaataattgttaaactgttacaaaattaatttcttctacAACCTGTTCTCATGAAGGATCACATGGTAAGATTTGCATCACActcaaatttctatatttaataaagtttgatAAGAAACTTtagatgtaaatattatttgaaatagaCTTGCTTGATAGATTTTTCATGTAATACAAGGGTTAACTTATTTCCTGAGTTATCTAACATTCATagaattataaagaaaaactTCATTTGAGAATTAATGTTATCTTGgcatgttttaaactaaatagttatcaccttttatgcagttttttttaatttttattggctgaTGAAGACTAGATTTTACTGTTATTGGTTTGCATCTTGTAGGACATCCATATTTATTCCCATCTTCCCGGAAAAATCGGTTTGTAAAAACTAAACTGTATGGTACATTCACTGTGTAaccagaataattaaattatagtattaaaaactattttgagaCCTTACACTGTATATTCgttaataatatctatatataggtatttttatagataacatatacaatatatatatatatatatatatatatatatatatatatatatatatcagacatGCATACATATAAGAGGATGTTTGTATGTCCGACATTTTTagactatttgaccgatcattatggaatttttatgtatatctatttttCCACAGGAAGGTTCATATGATATtcccattgatgtaacttgccACCAGGTGGCGCTACAAAAGATAAGTTTTCAAATCGTCTAcacattattaactgcaattacgagacagttacatgtattaaatagccaaacactatttgaaggcgctaagttatgacgtatatttttctttaaaatagatTTCTGTACTTAAAGCTTGCGTgatagaccactttataataacgtatgtgtgcgtgtacaatggctataaacaaaCACTTTTGACATATCTTTttcatcgtggcaacaaggcaaactctacaccggcgatggaaatataattcacaagtAAAGCTTATGAAAATCGTGCGAAggcgcgggaaacagctagtgatttataaaaaatacaagattaCGATAAAAAATGCACTCAAGGGACTAGATAGGtcagtttaaaattaatcaaaatgagTTGTGCTGCTGTAAGTCTCTACAGTCCACCTTACTTGTAATGTGATGTAGAGTGTGTGTGCGAGGTGCAAATCATTCTTTTACATCACAAGACTAATGTATGCTGGAGGAGGATGAGGCAAGTGTGAGGCAACACGTTCCTAATTGGTACTGAGCGTGTATCAGCCACCGCACCGGAAACAGCTGATATAACCCGCAATACCGCCCTCCGCGTCCAACAACAGTGAACAATGGAGGTGCGAACTCGCTGGCCTCCTCGCCACGACCTTCATACTGCGTGTACTTGTGTCGAGTATGAGTGAGAACTTATTGAATAGATTTTACTGACTGACTCTTCCTTGGTGATTACCGGAAGTTATTTCATCCGCAAGTACAGATTGGTAATTTGACGACTGAAGGATATTTcccaaaagttataaaatttagttattctgGACAATTACATTCATAATTTAACCCCTCACACAATAGCAACGCCTCAATGGACAGGCGACCTACTTCCAAACTTACAGAAGAAAATATTCTGACTGGTGCGGATAGTGTTTTTTCAGGTTACCTTCAAGGACAGCCTGTTTAATCTCGTCCTGACACTGCTCTATCACAGCCTCCAGTTTGGCGGGGGCGGTGGCTGGCGGTACACACAGCGGCAGCTGCTCTTTAACGTCTTGTTGCTTTTGTTGTTGAGACTGTCGTTGCTGCTGAGACTGCTGCTGCTGAGATTGCTGCTGCAGTTGCTGCTCAAGCTGCTGAGAACGAATAATTATTAGCTTTAATAGACAATTAATGTATTATACTCGTACATAATAAGACATGGTTGGCTGTACCACTTCTATATCTGGCGATCTGTTATACCTGATTCCGATTCGGGTTGCATTTAACATGTGCTGGCTAAAGTGAGAACACAATATAGAAAGAAGTAAACTTGAATTACGACGAGTAGATTTACTAAACCGGAAGATGAAATGGCCAAAGAGGATATCTCcatattattatcaattaaaaccTGTTTCCGCATCGCAGCCCAGTTAACATTTGactaaacaattaaatagttgtccacaaattgtattttaatactctCCTTACAACCAATcgaattataattatgaaaagcGCAATTTTTTATCAACAGCCAGTTTATTTCGCAAAGACAACTAAAATCCCACAAATCACGCttgaaattataaactaattattaagtactttaaaaataaaaaacataccgTACTGGTTTTTTGTGTTatgtaagaaaaacattttattgtatcccatttaatattttataaatgacatAATTTTATGAAGTGAAAGAAGTGAaagttaatgaattttattttgaaaataattacatagtACGTGTTCCGCTAGGCTTAGTTATTTACCGGTTTTTCTTCACTATCATCATCTGCCTGCCATGCAATCTGATGTCTGATGCAGTTATTTGCTATGCTGATGTTACATCACTGCTTTCTAGGCACCAAGCTAGCACGGCTCTGCTGGTGATTTCAAATTAAGCTCATAATAGTGCAGTAAACTGGTTCTCTGCTTTATAACCACGAAGAAATGTAATCAGTTTTATTTGACTtctgataaaaaatatagaacataCGTAAGTGAAACAATTAAGAAACAACCTTGATTCGAAATTAAATTGTGATGccacaattatttagtttttaaaaagaattctTGGGTAAGTTATATTACGTGGAAATTAAGATGTATATTTTATGAAGatatcttataataaaatattttgggctTTCTGAGTTCTATTTAAGCTGTTTCGCTTTCCTGTAGACACTCACCTTTAGTTAGTGGCAGTTTActgattgaaaaaattaattaattcaatgtgtttgactGGTCGTCTCTTATTcgttaaacttttgaaaattttaatattttcagtttattaatgtACATGAAAATGTATATGAATTGTCATCAATGAAAATATGCACATTCACAATGCACGTGAGTAAATAAACCAACATTTCAATGCATAGACCAATAGTCTGACATATCACACAAACTGTACTATGGAATATGTAatacattgtattaataaattgccTGCTTGGACTGTGTATATAATTGCTTGTAAGTTCTAGTTCAGGACTAGAATGTACATATTGTTACTGAAAACTTCATATTACTAGCCGTTATTAAATGTTTCTTAGTTTTTTAGATCACTGTTAATTTTGACTAGATTaatctagttttatattaaaattcatggATGAAAtctatttaactatatataactatatgtactattatataaaaatataatggtatcTCTGTGCGTGCGTGCGcacttttactaaaaatttaaagattgctTAAAAAACCTATCTTTACATTGTGTATATAAGTTCAGGGTAAAAAACAAACTCAATTGtggcaccagaaatatcttaaacgagaagtaaattacaatggccgaaagtagacttctcagacatatatatatatatatatatatatatatatatatatatatatatataaacatttcctTGGCCGAAGAAACAAGGCAACATCAAATATGGCACAATAAAATTCtcctaaatatacaatttttgacatatgttcttgatcgtagcaacaaacCAAACTCAACATTGGAGTCGGAAATATAACTTACTTGAACTATAAAGTGTTCATGCACGTGCTCAATAGCATGTGAAGCCGCAGGTAAGTGCTAGTTTTTTCATAAATAGACTTTGACTCTATGACAAGGCTCATGTAATCACTGAAACCGAGTACTTTATATTATACAGTGAATATTAAACAAGCAGTTATCAGTTGATAATTCACGATCGAGAAGCCTCTCACCGGCCGCGACCCGAGGAAGCGATAATGTATACCGGGAGATGAGGAAGACACGGCCAAGCCCATCAGCTCGGTCTGACGACCCCGCGGCCGAGTAGTTAAGCCCACTTTCACAGTTATACAACAACGGTAAGCTGCTCGGTCATCCGACTATCTCAGGATACTGAGCCCACTTCGTCTTGTTAGAATCTGgtgattaatttatacatttaagtgtAAAGTATTTACAAGAGCGTTGTGACTGAAATCAGCACACAAATTATCGATTAATGAAAcgtgtattttaattgttttctgcTTTCAAGTACGAGTTATAAAtgttaaagattaattttaaatgtatttaaaactttcattttattcattctttaatcattaaaacaacaattatttttgtcaataagTAAATACTACGAAAATTGTAACGATTGTTatcatatatatttctttaaagtacatttttgacGGTGGACGATTTTGAGAGGATAGCAGAATTTCGGATATTTTCCATTGTTACATGTCATGGTTATTCTTATACGCCAGCGCAAACACGTTTATTATCCGTTTACCATTCCTATTACCAGAGTAGAATTCCTCTCTTTACCAGTTCAGTTCCCTGTCTCCAGCTTCTTGAACTCTCTTAGTTATGGTGAAGGAGGGCAATCCAGTGCAAGTAAGTATAGCATACCAAGGCTGCTATTACTATCTATAATACAACAGGACGTAACATTCTCTGATACAATCAGGACAAGTGTTCCACCAGTCACTCAACGTAGATTAAATGATACCGAACTGAAGATCACCGAGAAGATCTGCGACCTCGTAATTACGACCGGTCAACTGAGAAGGAGTATCAGGTCGATCGTGTACAGTAACACCCTAGACCTTCCCGCAGTCACAAAGCATAGATTAAATGGTACCGAACTGAAGATCACCGAGAAGTTCTGCGACCTCGTAATCACGGCCGGTCAATTGAGGAGGAACGTTGAGTCATTCGTGTAACACACTGTACGTTCCAGCAGTCACCCAACGTAGATTAAATGATTCCGAACTGAAGATCCCCGAGAAGTTCTGCGACCTTGTAATCACGGCCGGTCAATTGAGGAGGAACGTCGAGCCGTTCGTGTAACACACTTTACGTTCCAACAGTCACTCAACGTAGATGAAATGATACCGAACTGAAGGTCATCGAGGAGTTATGTTGCCTGGTAATCACGGCCGGCCAACTGAAGAGGAACGTCGGGTTGTTCGTCTAATACATTTATCGGAGATTAGCACAATTAATTTAGGTGTAGAATATACCCTAATTATGTGGGAATTGATTAGCTATAATATAATAGCTAACATATAAAGAAGTGCAGTAGCGGTTCCCTCTACAGATAAATATGACTGACGTATACAGTGTATGGTTGTCAGTGAACTTCCGAACCATAATATGTAcagttttacagaaataaaacCATACTATGAAAATATTCATTTCTGAACGTGGTTTAGATAGAAGCTATTAGATTAACActttaaacataaacacaaacatagtaaatatttttattttcatgggTATGTGTTTCATTAGCTTATCTTGAAAACCAATACACGGCTATACTATTATGTTAAGCACTCATCGCTCTCGAATTAACTTACTATCACGTAGTACACGCTGCAAATATTACGCGTATGCATACTACCAGCCAAAAATGCATTTGTCACAAATGTTAGTAttgtttaatttgataaaaatctcaTTAATGTGGATATTA
This Homalodisca vitripennis isolate AUS2020 chromosome 3, UT_GWSS_2.1, whole genome shotgun sequence DNA region includes the following protein-coding sequences:
- the LOC124357200 gene encoding general odorant-binding protein 70 isoform X1 — protein: MLATALLLTLALSAAASAQQLEQQLQQQSQQQQSQQQRQSQQQKQQDVKEQLPLCVPPATAPAKLEAVIEQCQDEIKQAVLEEALQVLGDASRELELASNTRSKRETFTSEERRIAGCLLQCVYRKVKAVDENGLPTVSGLVHLYSDGVSDRNYFLATLQAVHQCMTLANNRRAFNTQVEEDAGYTCDLAYDMFNCVSERIESICGRAP
- the LOC124357200 gene encoding general odorant-binding protein 70 isoform X2 gives rise to the protein MLATALLLTLALSAAASAQLEQQLQQQSQQQQSQQQRQSQQQKQQDVKEQLPLCVPPATAPAKLEAVIEQCQDEIKQAVLEEALQVLGDASRELELASNTRSKRETFTSEERRIAGCLLQCVYRKVKAVDENGLPTVSGLVHLYSDGVSDRNYFLATLQAVHQCMTLANNRRAFNTQVEEDAGYTCDLAYDMFNCVSERIESICGRAP